Genomic DNA from Theropithecus gelada isolate Dixy chromosome 1, Tgel_1.0, whole genome shotgun sequence:
GGGGCCTGCAGCCATGCGGCAGGCTGCGCAGAGCGGGCCGGCGTCAGCGCGGCACAGCAGCTGCAGCGCGGCCTCGCTGGCCGGGCCGTCGCGCGCGGGCGCCGCGGCCGCCTCCTCGAGCGCCAGAAGGCGGCGGCTGAGCGGGGGCCGGCCGGGCTCCACTGCGCGCTGCCAGCAGTCGTCGGCGCACTCGGGGCACGGGAAGGGCCCGTCCTCCTCGGCCCAGAAGCGCACCACGCACGCCCGACAGAAGCGGTGGCCGCAGTCGGCGCGCACCGGCTCCCGGGGCGCGCGCTGGCACAGGGCGCAGGCGGCCTCGGCGGGGCCCGCAGGGAGCGCCAGGGCTGCGGACGGCGGGGTCGGCAAGGGTGCGGGAGCGTCTGGGGAGGGCCGGAGACCAAGGCGACCGGCGACCGGACGGAGACCAGCAGCAGGAAGACGACGCCAACGCCGGCGACGCGCACGGGGCGGGGATCGGACCGCGGAACGCTCAGCCGACGAGATCCTGGCAGCGGTGTGCTGCAAACTGAGGTCCCGGCCCCGCCGCCCTCCACAGACAAGATCCTGGCAGCAGTGTACTGCATCCGTAATAAGTCCGGGCCTCGGTGGGCTCCTCCGCCCGGATCCTAGCGGCGGTGCACTCCTCTGCCTTGGTTTTGGCAACTATGCTCTCCACCTGCAAGGTCCTAGCAGCGGCGCACGTCACCCCGTAAGTCCTGGCAGCTGCGCGCTTCACTCTCCTGCCTGCGGACCGGCCCAAGTCGTATCCTGAAACGTTACTGGGACTGTCCCTTCCTACATCAATAACTCCTGtagaagaaggaaacaaaagttttatttttacttgaaggttccatttttaaaaggttgttaTTGTAAGCTGCTAAGATCTGAGCTGCGCGTTTCCCCGCGGTAGCTCGCCAGCGTGGGCTGAGGACGGGGCGCGAAATGGCCTGCGTGGGCCTCCTTCGCTGCTCTCATCCTACACGGACCCGCCCTGCGTGGGCACTCCCTGCGTGCAAGGGCCTGCCCGCGTGGACGTGCCCTGCGTGCACCCAACCTTCAGGGATCTGCCCTTGAACGGGCCCTTCGGACGTGGACACTCGTATACGCCCACGCTGCGTGGGATCTCGCTGCGTGGACCCATCCCACGGAGCCTCTTCTCGCGCGACCTCCCTTCTGGACCTCTGGGATGCTACCCTGGTAGTCCGCTGTCTCCTGGCTAGCAGGAGCTCTCATTCATTCCGTGATGATGCATGACAAAACAGCATTtgttagcttttctttcttttttttttttgagacagagcctcgctagtggcgcgttctcggctcactgcaaccgccgcctcccgggttcaagcgattctcctgcctcagcctcccaagtagccgggattacaggcgcccgccactacgcccggctagttgttgtatttttagtaaagaggagggtttcaccatattggccaggctggtctcgaactcctgacctcataatctgcccgccttggcctcccaaagtgctgggattacaggcgtgagccactgcgcccagcccttagcttttctttaaaaaataaatttaaaggaaagaaagaagccttTGGGAAGagcaatttt
This window encodes:
- the RNF187 gene encoding E3 ubiquitin-protein ligase RNF187 — protein: MGPRSEIPRSVGVYECPRPKGPFKGRSLKVGCTQGTSTRAGPCTQGVPTQGGSVQRSAPPLGSGRRSPPRPGLITDAVHCCQDLVCGGRRGRDLSLQHTAARISSAERSAVRSPPRARRRRWRRLPAAGLRPVAGRLGLRPSPDAPAPLPTPPSAALALPAGPAEAACALCQRAPREPVRADCGHRFCRACVVRFWAEEDGPFPCPECADDCWQRAVEPGRPPLSRRLLALEEAAAAPARDGPASEAALQLLCRADAGPLCAACRMAAGPEPPEWEPRWRKALRGKENKGSVEIMRKDLNDARDLHGQAESAAAVWKGHVMDRRKKALTDYKKLRAFFVEEEEHFLQEAEKEEGLPEDELADPTERFRSLLQAVSELEKKHRNLGLSMLLQ